In Dolichospermum flos-aquae CCAP 1403/13F, the following proteins share a genomic window:
- a CDS encoding tetratricopeptide repeat protein has translation MSGSLTASLVQFTDSSGIKMNAQLFIAEKSARQEQKLITLNKYIEKFPQGWKKRLELADLLYEIGNWSQAIIEYNQVIERESQLLDVHLQLGKILQLMGQKKEALQVYDTALFLSENPGTQHHIQGLIAVCKGDNEKALTAFNLAINSEPDQVFHRLALSQVYQNVENPLGILRTLEPVLAINPDDVMSLIYSYDALMVVGDIQTAKERFNSLIALAGDDFRVIQRQIDQRLLARMVSGEEGKITKKMITSLLGTIPHSVEVHKSLAYYHILRGDWAQGVEVLAKFTTESPDYPYGWYYYGLSLFNTGKYQQGAEMMEKAYYLYPHDRKIYQGLCEILPFAPHPEKSKTILASIVEEMLTRFPECWSMWTTAGRVLVEHFPDIERGCQVSQQGTKLQPQLADTWLHHGQVLILARKHREALEALKKAWELLPDSSYLQSVPAAFWLGESYRVLKNVKASKRWWEVAAQGCQELKLFNPAMADYWLGRVMFCLGDKSGSRQAYKGALSQQVLYPVRGEVERILEKLKR, from the coding sequence ATGTCTGGAAGCCTTACCGCATCATTGGTACAATTCACAGATTCATCTGGTATAAAGATGAATGCTCAGTTATTCATAGCAGAAAAATCAGCCAGACAAGAGCAAAAACTGATCACTTTAAACAAGTACATTGAAAAATTTCCTCAAGGATGGAAAAAAAGATTAGAATTAGCTGATTTGCTTTACGAAATAGGAAACTGGTCACAAGCCATTATCGAATATAATCAAGTAATTGAGCGAGAATCTCAACTACTTGATGTGCATCTGCAATTGGGGAAAATATTGCAGTTAATGGGACAAAAAAAAGAGGCTTTACAAGTATATGATACAGCCCTATTTTTGTCTGAAAATCCGGGAACTCAGCATCATATACAAGGATTGATTGCAGTTTGCAAAGGTGACAATGAAAAAGCTCTCACAGCCTTTAATTTAGCCATAAATTCAGAACCTGATCAAGTATTTCACCGACTGGCTTTGTCACAGGTATATCAAAATGTAGAAAATCCCCTGGGTATTCTCCGCACTCTAGAGCCGGTTTTAGCAATTAATCCAGATGATGTTATGTCCCTGATTTACAGCTATGATGCCCTGATGGTGGTGGGGGATATACAAACGGCAAAAGAGAGGTTTAACAGCCTTATAGCCCTAGCTGGTGATGATTTTCGGGTAATACAACGACAAATTGATCAACGTTTGCTGGCGAGAATGGTATCCGGTGAAGAGGGGAAAATCACTAAAAAAATGATTACCTCCTTACTAGGAACAATTCCCCATAGTGTTGAAGTTCATAAATCCTTAGCCTACTATCACATTCTACGAGGGGATTGGGCGCAAGGGGTGGAGGTATTAGCCAAATTTACCACAGAATCCCCCGATTATCCTTATGGTTGGTATTATTATGGGCTGAGTTTATTCAACACAGGGAAATACCAGCAAGGGGCGGAAATGATGGAGAAAGCGTATTATCTGTATCCCCATGACCGGAAAATTTATCAGGGTTTGTGTGAAATTTTACCCTTTGCACCTCATCCAGAAAAGAGTAAAACGATTCTTGCTTCCATAGTGGAGGAGATGTTAACGCGCTTTCCTGAATGCTGGAGTATGTGGACGACTGCGGGGCGAGTATTGGTGGAACATTTTCCAGACATTGAACGGGGTTGTCAGGTTTCCCAACAGGGAACAAAACTACAACCCCAGTTAGCGGATACTTGGTTGCATCATGGCCAGGTGTTGATTTTGGCTCGTAAACATCGGGAAGCCCTGGAAGCCTTAAAAAAGGCATGGGAGCTTTTACCAGATAGCAGTTATTTGCAATCCGTACCAGCGGCGTTTTGGTTGGGGGAGAGTTATCGAGTTTTGAAGAATGTGAAGGCTAGTAAACGGTGGTGGGAGGTAGCTGCTCAAGGATGTCAGGAATTGAAGTTATTTAACCCAGCCATGGCTGATTACTGGTTAGGGAGGGTGATGTTTTGCTTGGGGGATAAATCAGGGTCTAGACAGGCTTATAAAGGGGCTTTGAGCCAGCAGGTGTTGTATCCTGTCCGTGGGGAGGTGGAGAGAATTTTGGAGAAGCTTAAAAGGTAA
- a CDS encoding DUF4160 domain-containing protein: MPTVLYIRGWRFFFYSDEGNEPIHIHVQKGDSECKYWLDIDLYEIREAYSYQMSSRDTREVKKIILQNFDEIVDEWQTFRNWQNG; encoded by the coding sequence ATGCCAACAGTTCTATATATAAGGGGATGGCGATTTTTCTTTTATTCAGACGAGGGAAATGAGCCGATTCATATTCATGTGCAGAAAGGAGACAGTGAATGTAAATATTGGCTAGACATCGATCTGTACGAGATTCGTGAGGCTTATTCATATCAAATGTCATCACGAGACACGCGGGAAGTCAAGAAGATCATCTTGCAAAACTTTGATGAAATAGTAGATGAATGGCAAACATTTAGGAATTGGCAAAATGGATAA
- a CDS encoding RNA polymerase sigma factor, producing MPKQSQFGDKTPNNCQDFWQLWDLHQGYLYNCCLKWLNGNYHDTEDVVNQVMLKAWTQWTQSTNDIEHPKSWLSQITYNYCIDVYRKRQREVAKVDNIDDIQFADHPILTSNLQPPESWLLNLEMAAYLKYKIASLPDRLRHPFILRCCQNKSYPDIAKQLTIPEENLRKRIQKARKILKQQLKKYFAGEDNTAFDSFSPLNTVIPIVEELESEQIWNHDEESSIPTKTQQQEINYKVTLICLEALPHHWYNSQIHLV from the coding sequence TTGCCAAAACAAAGCCAATTTGGCGATAAAACTCCAAATAATTGTCAGGATTTTTGGCAATTATGGGACCTACATCAAGGTTATCTTTACAACTGTTGTTTAAAATGGCTCAACGGTAATTACCATGATACAGAAGATGTAGTCAATCAGGTAATGCTTAAAGCTTGGACTCAATGGACACAATCTACAAATGACATTGAACATCCTAAATCGTGGTTATCTCAAATTACTTATAACTATTGCATTGATGTCTATCGAAAACGTCAACGAGAAGTTGCAAAAGTTGATAATATTGACGACATTCAATTTGCAGATCATCCAATACTTACTTCTAATTTACAACCTCCTGAATCCTGGCTTTTAAATCTGGAAATGGCGGCATATCTCAAGTATAAAATTGCATCTTTACCCGATAGATTACGCCATCCTTTTATTTTACGTTGTTGTCAAAACAAATCCTATCCAGATATCGCTAAACAACTCACCATTCCTGAAGAGAACCTTCGTAAACGTATTCAAAAAGCGCGAAAGATTCTAAAACAGCAGTTAAAGAAGTATTTTGCGGGGGAAGATAACACTGCTTTTGATTCCTTTTCACCATTAAACACCGTGATTCCAATAGTAGAAGAATTAGAATCTGAGCAAATATGGAATCATGATGAGGAATCATCAATACCCACAAAAACTCAACAGCAAGAAATTAACTATAAAGTAACTTTAATATGTCTGGAAGCCTTACCGCATCATTGGTACAATTCACAGATTCATCTGGTATAA
- a CDS encoding AAA-like domain-containing protein, with protein sequence MDLKLYQATEIANQAVLTKFYRSLTDVEIIVIKGAWERQEYSQIASKHNYTTSYLSQDIAPKLWKLLTEAIGEKVKKSNFKEALKRYWEKQCWNRQFTDKYYLLSQAKHSLLNTKLYIDRYFLEFICYENLLQPGSLIWLKAPRLMGKTSLMERVLLKLSKEDYRIVSLSLDMADKKTHFGNLNKFLRWFCLNLSRELNLPNRLDDYWDEEGMGAKISCTTYLETYLLAANDSPLVLYIDDVDVLFSYPELYEEFFGLLRSWYEKARNRSHWKKLRLAIAYSTDIYMHANTNQLPLSIGLIIELPELTKEEVQIFAQQYGLVQDSFLVDPLIQLVGGHPYLLKLAFCHLKNYPDITLHKLLSEASTNAGIYRHYLGEHWLKLQQQPKLITAFQTVINSPQPVRLEIISAYHLKNMGLVKLTGNEVEPRCQLYRNYFGDVMRS encoded by the coding sequence ATGGATTTAAAATTATATCAGGCAACTGAAATTGCTAACCAAGCTGTTTTGACAAAATTTTATAGATCATTAACTGATGTAGAAATAATTGTCATTAAGGGAGCTTGGGAACGACAAGAATATAGTCAAATAGCGAGCAAACACAATTACACAACCAGTTATCTTAGTCAAGATATTGCACCCAAACTTTGGAAATTATTGACAGAAGCTATAGGAGAGAAAGTTAAAAAAAGTAATTTTAAAGAAGCCCTAAAACGATATTGGGAAAAGCAATGTTGGAATAGGCAATTTACAGATAAATATTACTTACTAAGCCAAGCTAAACACAGCTTACTAAATACAAAATTATATATAGATCGCTATTTTCTCGAATTTATTTGCTATGAAAATCTCTTGCAACCTGGTTCTTTAATTTGGTTAAAAGCACCTAGATTAATGGGCAAAACTTCCTTAATGGAGCGGGTATTACTGAAGTTATCCAAGGAAGACTATCGCATAGTTAGTTTAAGTTTAGATATGGCAGATAAGAAAACTCACTTTGGAAACTTGAATAAATTTCTACGCTGGTTTTGTCTGAATCTCAGTCGAGAACTCAACCTACCCAATCGCTTAGATGACTATTGGGATGAAGAAGGGATGGGTGCTAAAATAAGTTGTACAACTTATTTAGAAACATATTTATTAGCAGCAAATGATAGTCCTTTAGTTTTATATATAGATGATGTAGATGTGCTTTTTTCCTATCCTGAACTTTATGAAGAATTTTTTGGATTGTTGCGTTCTTGGTATGAGAAAGCTAGAAACCGTTCCCACTGGAAAAAACTCCGGTTAGCGATCGCCTATTCTACGGACATTTATATGCACGCAAATACTAATCAATTGCCTTTAAGTATAGGATTAATCATAGAATTACCAGAATTAACTAAAGAGGAAGTTCAGATATTTGCCCAACAATATGGATTAGTACAAGATTCATTTTTAGTAGACCCCTTAATACAATTAGTAGGTGGTCATCCTTATTTGTTGAAATTGGCATTTTGTCACCTCAAAAATTATCCAGATATCACCCTACACAAGTTGTTATCAGAAGCCTCTACGAATGCAGGTATTTATCGTCATTATTTAGGCGAACACTGGTTGAAGTTGCAACAGCAACCAAAACTGATCACAGCATTTCAAACAGTGATTAATTCTCCTCAACCAGTGCGATTGGAAATAATATCAGCTTATCATTTGAAAAATATGGGTTTGGTAAAGCTTACGGGTAATGAAGTCGAGCCGCGTTGTCAACTATATCGGAATTATTTTGGGGATGTAATGAGGAGTTAG
- a CDS encoding DUF1350 family protein yields the protein MKFQPVSHSWVALHPKPQGVIQFIGGALFGTFFPMFFYRSLLQRLFNDGYTIVILPFNFTFDHYAEAGFLIREQYEIMPELVRRAIFAGYEYEPYLSDQNFSWLGHSIGCKYIALLEAFSALPVVGEPSDPQYPHNVQNLRKFIDSTVRSANTKGSQENINGKVESIFTDLLILISDLEIKRKEAERLIKYYIKREANFDQLQDNIKITSIFIKNQPSLLLAPVNTGLESAIPQPLAGIVISLGVNVKPTPDETYALIKEGDLFNLMGLTAFKKDKLAATTCEWFEDKFKKPPEGFREDLKSGHLRPLGMQLGNFVINFPIPTIGSMKKRNIEFESPVSQLFQRLEDKQANHQK from the coding sequence ATGAAATTCCAACCTGTTTCTCATAGCTGGGTAGCTCTACACCCAAAACCTCAAGGAGTAATTCAATTTATCGGTGGAGCTTTATTTGGTACATTTTTTCCAATGTTCTTCTACCGTTCTCTACTTCAGCGTTTATTTAATGATGGTTATACGATTGTAATTTTACCATTCAATTTTACGTTTGACCATTATGCTGAGGCTGGCTTTTTAATCAGAGAACAGTATGAAATTATGCCAGAACTTGTCAGAAGAGCAATATTTGCTGGCTATGAATATGAACCCTATTTGAGTGACCAAAACTTTTCCTGGCTAGGTCATAGTATTGGTTGTAAATATATTGCGCTTTTGGAAGCCTTTAGTGCCTTACCTGTTGTTGGTGAACCTAGTGATCCTCAATATCCTCATAATGTTCAAAACTTGAGGAAATTTATTGATTCAACAGTTAGATCAGCGAATACAAAAGGTTCTCAAGAAAATATTAATGGTAAGGTCGAAAGTATATTTACAGACCTCTTAATTCTGATTAGTGATTTAGAAATCAAGCGTAAAGAGGCTGAACGATTAATTAAATATTACATTAAGCGAGAAGCCAATTTCGACCAATTGCAAGATAACATTAAAATCACTAGCATCTTTATTAAGAATCAACCCTCTTTACTATTAGCTCCTGTAAATACAGGTCTTGAGAGTGCTATCCCCCAACCTTTAGCAGGTATAGTTATTAGCTTAGGTGTGAATGTCAAACCAACCCCAGATGAAACCTATGCCTTAATTAAAGAAGGTGATTTATTTAATCTCATGGGGTTAACTGCGTTCAAAAAGGATAAACTTGCTGCAACAACTTGTGAATGGTTTGAAGATAAGTTTAAAAAACCACCTGAAGGTTTTAGAGAAGATTTAAAAAGTGGACATTTAAGACCATTGGGTATGCAATTGGGCAATTTTGTGATCAATTTTCCAATTCCCACTATTGGGTCTATGAAAAAACGAAATATAGAGTTTGAATCTCCTGTAAGTCAATTATTCCAACGTTTAGAAGATAAGCAAGCTAATCATCAAAAATAG
- the ppc gene encoding phosphoenolpyruvate carboxylase — MKTMKAEHIDFPVLHSELFLRHRLQVVEELWESVLRQECGQEMVDLLRQLRDLCSPEGQATNDLAASAVELIEQLNINEAIRAARAFALYFQLINIIEQEYEQKQQLNRYTGETDEEIFPSIIYSTNQRDEELPVTKEIGSDLMTAETPQKGTFAALFPLLFKLNVPPQQIQRLISQLDIRLVFTAHPTEIVRHTIRDKQRQVVHLLQKLDEAQNRASSYPWETLEVKERLLEEIRLWWRTDELHQFKPTVLDEVDYALHYFQEVLFDGITQLYKRFKYSLGETFPWLQPPTTNFCSFGSWVGSDRDGNPSVTPEVTWKTACYQRKMVLERYIKSVKELVSLLSVSMHWSDVLPDLLESLELDQSQLSGVYDDLALRFRQEPYRLKLSYILKRLENTRDRNLALYNRETPNNEDAPMYKTGAEFLTELLLIQRNLTETGLSCRELENLICQVEIFDFNLTQLDIRQESSRHADAINEILEYLQLLPQSYNELSEEQRIAWLTSELQTRRPLIPAELPFSEKTNDVIETFRILRSLQQEFGIKICQTYIISMCREVSDVLEVLLLAKESSLFDPVVAVGTIRIVPLFETVEDLQRSRGVMRELFELPLYRAMLAGGYAAINNEKQAAPSISTLNPNLQEVMLGYSDSNKDSGFLSSNWEIHKAQKSLQKIAESYGVNLRIFHGRGGSVGRGGGPAHEAILAQPGHSISGRIKITEQGEVLASKYSLLDLALYHLETITTAVIQASLLGTGFDDIEPWNEIMEELSHASRQHYRNLIYEQPDFIDFFHQVTPIEEISQLQISSRPARRPSGKKDLSSLRAIPWVFSWTQTRFLLPSWYGIGTALQEFLDAEPEQHLKLLRYFYLKWPFFKMVISKAEMTLAKVDMEMARHYVDELSNPEDKPRFEKVFEQISSEFFLTRDLVLKITGHQKLLDGDPVLQRSVQLRNGTIVPLGFIQVSLLKRLRQSKNAPTTGVIHSRYSKGELLRGALLTINGIAAGMRNTG; from the coding sequence ATGAAAACTATGAAAGCTGAACATATTGATTTTCCAGTGCTACACTCAGAATTATTCTTGCGTCATCGTTTACAGGTAGTAGAGGAATTGTGGGAGTCGGTGCTGCGTCAAGAATGCGGTCAAGAAATGGTGGATCTTTTGCGTCAACTGCGGGATTTATGTTCCCCAGAAGGACAAGCCACAAATGACCTAGCTGCCTCTGCTGTAGAATTGATTGAACAATTGAATATCAATGAAGCAATTCGTGCGGCGCGTGCCTTTGCGTTGTACTTTCAGTTGATTAATATTATTGAGCAGGAATACGAGCAAAAGCAGCAATTAAATCGCTATACTGGGGAAACTGATGAGGAAATTTTCCCCAGTATAATTTATTCCACTAATCAACGAGATGAAGAATTACCTGTTACGAAAGAAATAGGTAGCGACTTAATGACAGCAGAAACTCCCCAAAAAGGAACTTTTGCGGCTTTATTTCCCCTGTTATTTAAGTTGAATGTCCCACCCCAACAAATTCAACGCCTGATTTCCCAACTGGATATCCGCTTAGTTTTCACTGCACACCCGACGGAAATTGTCCGTCATACTATCCGGGATAAACAGCGTCAGGTGGTTCATCTTTTGCAAAAACTAGATGAAGCCCAAAATCGTGCTAGTAGCTATCCTTGGGAAACCTTGGAGGTGAAGGAAAGATTACTGGAAGAAATTCGCCTCTGGTGGCGCACTGACGAATTACATCAGTTTAAACCAACGGTTTTGGATGAAGTAGATTATGCTCTTCACTACTTTCAGGAAGTGTTGTTTGATGGTATTACGCAACTATACAAACGCTTCAAATATTCTTTGGGGGAAACTTTTCCCTGGTTACAACCACCGACGACAAATTTTTGCTCTTTTGGTTCTTGGGTAGGTTCAGACCGAGATGGTAATCCTTCGGTGACACCGGAGGTAACGTGGAAAACCGCTTGTTATCAACGAAAAATGGTCTTAGAGCGGTATATTAAGTCAGTTAAAGAGTTAGTGTCTTTATTGAGTGTATCTATGCACTGGAGTGATGTACTACCAGATTTGCTAGAGTCTTTGGAGTTGGATCAATCACAGTTAAGTGGGGTGTATGATGATTTGGCCTTGCGTTTTCGCCAAGAACCTTATCGTCTAAAATTATCTTACATTCTCAAGCGGTTGGAAAATACCCGCGATCGCAATTTGGCTTTATATAATCGGGAAACGCCAAACAATGAAGATGCACCTATGTATAAAACGGGTGCGGAATTTTTAACAGAATTGTTGTTAATTCAACGCAATTTAACGGAAACAGGTTTAAGTTGTCGAGAGTTGGAAAATCTGATATGTCAAGTGGAAATATTTGACTTTAATCTGACTCAATTAGATATTCGTCAAGAATCATCCCGTCATGCTGATGCTATCAATGAGATTCTCGAATATTTGCAACTTTTACCCCAGTCCTACAACGAATTATCAGAAGAACAGAGAATCGCTTGGTTAACTTCAGAATTACAAACTCGTCGGCCATTAATTCCCGCTGAATTACCATTTTCAGAAAAAACCAATGATGTAATTGAAACTTTCCGAATTTTGCGATCGCTACAACAAGAATTTGGCATTAAAATCTGTCAAACTTATATTATTAGTATGTGCCGCGAAGTTAGCGACGTACTAGAAGTTTTACTCTTAGCCAAAGAATCGAGTTTATTTGATCCTGTAGTTGCTGTAGGCACAATTCGCATCGTTCCTCTGTTTGAAACAGTAGAAGATTTACAACGTTCTAGAGGCGTAATGCGGGAACTGTTTGAATTGCCTTTATATCGGGCAATGCTGGCTGGTGGCTACGCCGCAATTAATAATGAAAAACAAGCAGCCCCATCTATTTCTACTCTAAATCCTAACTTACAAGAAGTAATGTTAGGCTATTCCGATAGTAATAAAGATTCTGGTTTTTTAAGCAGTAACTGGGAAATTCATAAAGCTCAAAAATCACTTCAGAAAATCGCCGAAAGTTACGGTGTAAATCTGCGGATTTTTCACGGACGAGGCGGTTCTGTGGGACGTGGTGGCGGTCCTGCTCATGAAGCGATTTTAGCCCAACCAGGTCACAGTATTAGTGGCCGGATTAAAATTACCGAACAAGGGGAAGTCTTAGCTTCTAAATATTCCTTGTTAGATTTGGCTTTGTATCACCTAGAGACTATCACCACAGCCGTAATCCAAGCCAGTTTACTAGGAACAGGGTTTGATGACATCGAACCTTGGAATGAGATCATGGAAGAATTATCTCATGCGTCACGTCAGCACTATCGTAACCTAATTTATGAACAACCTGATTTCATTGACTTCTTCCACCAAGTCACCCCCATTGAAGAAATCAGCCAATTGCAAATTAGTTCTCGTCCAGCCCGTCGTCCATCTGGTAAAAAAGATTTAAGTAGTTTGCGAGCTATTCCTTGGGTATTTAGTTGGACACAAACCCGGTTTTTATTACCTTCTTGGTATGGAATTGGCACAGCCTTACAAGAATTTTTGGACGCAGAACCAGAACAACATTTGAAATTACTTCGCTATTTTTACCTCAAATGGCCATTCTTTAAAATGGTGATTTCTAAAGCCGAAATGACCTTAGCAAAAGTAGACATGGAAATGGCACGTCACTATGTTGATGAATTGTCTAACCCAGAAGACAAACCCAGATTTGAGAAAGTTTTCGAGCAAATTTCCAGCGAATTCTTTCTGACCAGAGATTTAGTCTTAAAAATCACCGGACACCAAAAACTATTAGATGGTGATCCAGTATTGCAACGTTCTGTACAATTAAGAAATGGAACAATTGTGCCTTTAGGATTTATCCAAGTTTCCCTATTAAAACGCCTTCGTCAATCAAAAAATGCCCCCACAACCGGAGTAATTCACTCTCGTTATAGCAAAGGAGAATTACTCCGAGGAGCATTATTAACCATCAACGGAATTGCTGCCGGCATGAGAAATACAGGCTGA
- a CDS encoding DUF2442 domain-containing protein: MDKQYNISNIDFNGEVMILSVDGKTYQIPIIQASKRLAQATDMERKMYRISTSGYGIHWYAIDEDLTTKGLIKLAEIAKTA, translated from the coding sequence ATGGATAAGCAATACAACATATCAAATATTGACTTTAATGGAGAGGTGATGATTCTATCAGTAGATGGAAAAACTTATCAAATCCCAATTATTCAAGCATCTAAGCGACTTGCTCAAGCAACAGATATGGAGCGCAAAATGTATCGTATTTCGACCTCTGGTTATGGTATTCATTGGTACGCCATTGATGAAGATTTGACAACTAAAGGACTAATCAAACTAGCAGAGATCGCCAAGACAGCTTAA
- a CDS encoding fascin domain-containing protein: protein MLKNFKTLISATLTVVFALGVFFTVGVNNAKAISLQGDNGQYLSRIRRGGIDAIEVAKPNLDPPFTSFDLVKLPDGKVALKADNGQYLSRIRRGAIDSIEAAKPQLDPPFTSFNLVKLPDGKVAFKADNGLYLSRIRRGAIDPVEAAKTDIDVFSQFTLLAQQAPQPPSRGITTLYVTPEQQAEGVNVYKNILKYDVAIPNLDLSARLPENLSDFPAAYQPILEQGRKNNGTNGSFTEGWFDFQAASAVTPGTNTLFTIDAPLNGRIYTVVAGKPSSQCPLKIEETAIAFFDNVGAAESKANELDANGYLVYVSPSDNLTIKAFSQLFYDQATGKKKTNSACFLVSGATEKVTTDFQQIFPLLPRQLQQPARQAPFQYFPRTGNFIYLVNARKTLTPG, encoded by the coding sequence ATGTTAAAAAATTTCAAGACCCTAATTTCTGCAACATTGACAGTTGTTTTTGCTCTTGGTGTTTTCTTCACTGTTGGAGTTAACAATGCTAAAGCTATTTCCCTGCAAGGAGATAATGGTCAATACTTGAGTCGAATCAGAAGAGGTGGAATTGACGCAATTGAAGTTGCTAAACCAAACCTTGATCCTCCTTTTACTAGCTTTGATCTGGTCAAACTGCCAGACGGCAAAGTAGCTTTGAAAGCAGATAATGGTCAATACTTGAGTCGAATCAGAAGAGGTGCAATTGACTCAATTGAAGCTGCTAAACCACAACTTGATCCTCCTTTTACTAGCTTTAATCTGGTCAAACTGCCAGACGGCAAAGTGGCTTTCAAAGCAGATAACGGCCTATACTTGAGTCGAATCAGAAGAGGTGCAATTGACCCAGTTGAAGCTGCTAAAACTGATATTGACGTTTTTTCTCAATTCACACTATTAGCTCAACAAGCTCCTCAGCCTCCATCTCGTGGGATAACCACCCTTTACGTCACTCCAGAACAACAGGCAGAAGGAGTGAACGTGTATAAGAATATCTTGAAATATGATGTAGCTATTCCCAATCTAGACCTAAGTGCGAGGTTGCCTGAAAATTTAAGCGATTTTCCAGCGGCTTATCAACCAATACTCGAACAGGGTCGAAAGAACAACGGAACTAATGGCTCATTTACTGAAGGTTGGTTTGATTTCCAAGCTGCAAGTGCTGTAACTCCTGGAACTAACACACTTTTCACTATTGACGCTCCCTTGAACGGCAGAATATACACTGTAGTAGCTGGAAAACCTTCAAGTCAATGCCCTCTGAAGATTGAAGAAACTGCAATTGCTTTTTTTGATAATGTAGGAGCAGCAGAATCAAAGGCTAATGAATTAGATGCAAACGGATACTTGGTCTATGTTTCTCCTTCAGATAATTTGACCATCAAGGCATTTTCACAACTTTTCTATGACCAAGCTACTGGCAAGAAAAAAACCAACTCAGCTTGTTTCTTAGTTTCAGGCGCTACTGAAAAAGTTACAACTGATTTCCAACAAATCTTCCCTTTACTTCCACGTCAATTACAACAGCCAGCACGTCAAGCACCATTTCAATACTTTCCTAGAACTGGCAATTTCATCTATCTTGTCAATGCAAGAAAGACTCTCACTCCTGGTTAG
- a CDS encoding DUF4079 domain-containing protein, whose product MHLPSFLWLWKIAAWSMGLSLLAYLFLAITGIWMLRVRTTGEAPLGVVLPWQRPQMRSLHYIIGITMVSLVLLLLAVGIVGTLGHFGSLGHSPHLLAGLIVVILVLVSAFSATQISTIKPWARPLHLSCNLCLLLGFAWVSLSGWTVVQKYLP is encoded by the coding sequence ATGCACCTACCCTCCTTTCTATGGTTATGGAAAATAGCCGCTTGGTCAATGGGATTATCTTTACTAGCCTATTTGTTTTTAGCCATAACTGGTATTTGGATGTTACGGGTCAGAACCACTGGAGAAGCACCTTTAGGGGTTGTACTACCTTGGCAACGTCCTCAAATGCGATCGCTCCATTATATAATCGGCATCACGATGGTTAGCCTAGTATTACTACTTTTAGCTGTTGGCATTGTGGGTACATTAGGACACTTTGGTTCATTAGGACATTCACCACATTTATTAGCTGGATTAATAGTAGTAATATTAGTTTTAGTATCCGCATTTAGTGCCACTCAAATTAGTACCATAAAGCCTTGGGCTAGACCATTACATCTTAGTTGTAATCTCTGCTTATTACTAGGATTTGCTTGGGTATCTCTCAGTGGTTGGACTGTGGTGCAAAAGTATTTGCCTTAA
- a CDS encoding Uma2 family endonuclease, which yields MTFTADPPYTQTSLPDHTQLPESNGQFVKNFQEHPQSILLTQSIIPVLQKIHADGQYAIGQDSGIYWRITEPPERGAEAPDWFYVPHVPPLLDGKVRRSYVLWQEFIAPLIALEFVSGNGTEERDKTPWQGKFWIYEQVIKPAFYGIYEVSKASVEVYHLMEGQYHLLPPNQRGHYPITPMGVELGIWQGTYQNMELPWLRWWDLDGNLLLDGHETAEYERQRAENERQRAENERQRAENERQRAESEKEKSYRLIAQLRALGVEPEA from the coding sequence ATGACCTTTACCGCAGATCCTCCCTATACACAAACCAGCCTTCCAGATCATACTCAACTACCAGAATCTAACGGACAATTTGTAAAAAATTTCCAGGAACATCCTCAAAGTATTCTACTAACTCAATCTATCATTCCAGTATTACAAAAAATCCACGCTGATGGACAATATGCTATAGGTCAAGATAGCGGTATTTATTGGCGAATAACTGAACCACCAGAACGAGGTGCAGAAGCCCCTGATTGGTTTTATGTTCCTCATGTGCCACCATTATTAGATGGTAAAGTCCGACGTTCCTATGTGCTTTGGCAAGAATTTATTGCCCCATTAATTGCTTTAGAATTTGTATCAGGAAATGGCACAGAAGAAAGAGATAAAACACCTTGGCAGGGGAAATTTTGGATTTATGAACAAGTGATTAAACCTGCCTTTTACGGCATTTATGAAGTTAGTAAAGCCAGCGTGGAAGTATATCATCTCATGGAAGGACAATATCATTTATTGCCACCAAATCAACGAGGTCATTATCCGATTACACCTATGGGCGTAGAATTAGGTATTTGGCAAGGGACATATCAAAATATGGAGTTACCTTGGCTACGGTGGTGGGATTTAGACGGTAATTTGTTACTTGATGGTCATGAAACAGCCGAATATGAACGCCAACGGGCTGAAAATGAACGCCAACGGGCTGAAAATGAACGCCAACGGGCTGAAAATGAACGCCAACGGGCTGAAAGTGAAAAAGAAAAAAGCTATCGCCTCATCGCCCAATTACGCGCTTTAGGAGTGGAACCAGAAGCGTAA